Proteins co-encoded in one Sulfuricaulis limicola genomic window:
- a CDS encoding OmpA/MotB family protein: MKHSLYFLLAAGTILTGCVSTSTFEEKSAELAACESRAKNELAACNAARSETETRLTVVNQELDVHRKIAEANKQKLEAVQKQENVLRDRMQQELADKSVEIEQLRGQLTVRMLDKIVFRSGSANILPEGMAVLDKLVEVIADSSDIIRVEGHTDDTPISDKLKAKYPSNWELSAARASAVARYIETKHHINPKRLESLGFSEYHPVAPNDSPENKQRNRRVEIVLKPAPEAEAAPAAPAPAESGAKP, from the coding sequence ATGAAACACTCATTGTATTTTCTGCTCGCGGCCGGCACGATCCTGACCGGTTGCGTCTCGACCTCGACCTTCGAAGAGAAGTCAGCCGAACTGGCGGCCTGTGAGTCGCGCGCGAAGAACGAACTCGCGGCCTGCAATGCCGCGCGCAGCGAAACCGAGACCAGGCTCACCGTGGTCAACCAGGAACTCGATGTCCATCGCAAGATCGCGGAGGCCAATAAGCAGAAGCTCGAGGCCGTGCAGAAGCAGGAAAACGTTCTGCGTGATCGCATGCAGCAGGAACTCGCGGACAAGAGCGTGGAGATCGAACAGCTGCGCGGCCAGCTCACGGTGCGCATGCTGGACAAGATCGTGTTCCGCTCCGGCAGCGCCAATATATTGCCGGAGGGCATGGCGGTGCTCGACAAGCTGGTGGAGGTCATCGCGGACAGCAGCGACATCATCCGCGTCGAGGGTCACACCGACGACACGCCGATCAGCGACAAGCTGAAGGCGAAATATCCCTCGAACTGGGAACTCTCCGCCGCGCGCGCCTCGGCCGTGGCGCGCTACATCGAGACCAAACACCACATCAATCCGAAGCGGCTCGAATCCCTGGGTTTTTCCGAGTATCACCCGGTGGCGCCCAATGACAGCCCGGAGAACAAGCAGCGCAACCGCCGTGTCGAGATTGTGCTGAAGCCGGCGCCGGAAGCGGAAGCCGCGCCCGCGGCACCGGCACCGGCCGAGTCCGGGGCGAAGCCGTAA
- a CDS encoding c-type cytochrome encodes MKSHKWLYPLLLPLVLFSLSAPAAEAPVDGKTFERGRYLIVAGGCNDCHTPGYPESNGKTPQAAWLAGNAVGFQGPWGTTYPANLRLTVQKLTEAQWLARARQPMRPPMPWFNLREMTDADLVAMYRFIRTLGPAGVPAPAAAAPGVAVMTPYIEFVPKNLPKHASR; translated from the coding sequence ATGAAATCGCACAAATGGCTGTACCCCCTGCTGTTGCCGCTGGTCCTGTTCAGCCTTTCCGCCCCGGCCGCCGAAGCGCCGGTGGACGGGAAAACCTTCGAGCGCGGACGCTACCTGATCGTGGCCGGCGGCTGCAATGACTGTCACACCCCCGGCTATCCCGAATCGAACGGCAAGACGCCGCAGGCCGCATGGCTCGCCGGCAATGCCGTGGGTTTCCAGGGGCCGTGGGGAACAACCTATCCGGCGAACCTGAGGCTCACCGTGCAGAAACTGACCGAGGCGCAGTGGCTGGCGCGCGCGCGCCAGCCGATGCGCCCGCCGATGCCGTGGTTCAACCTGCGCGAGATGACCGACGCCGACCTGGTCGCGATGTACCGCTTCATCCGCACGCTCGGGCCGGCGGGTGTACCGGCGCCTGCCGCGGCCGCGCCGGGCGTGGCGGTGATGACACCCTACATCGAGTTCGTGCCGAAAAACCTGCCCAAGCACGCGAGCCGGTAG
- a CDS encoding sulfotransferase domain-containing protein, which yields MSQHIQWPVKTRELHSHHFDSTIWNDFRFRDDDIVIATYAKSGTTWMQQMVAQMLFGGDPDLPVAELSPWLDLRVPPKEIKLPAVEAQTHRRIIKTHLPVDALVFSPKAKYIYVARDGRDVVWSMYNHHANANAAWYAALNDTPGRVGPPIAPPPADIRQYWREWMDQDGHPFWPFWDNLRSWWAIRHLPNVLIVHFNDLKSDMEGEMRRIARFLGIAIDEARWPDIVRYCRFDWMKQNAAKSVPLGGAFWDGGAQVFINKGVNGRWTDTLTAADNAEYEACAARELGPECARWLAHGSAALDLRRTGT from the coding sequence ATGTCCCAGCACATTCAATGGCCGGTCAAGACCCGGGAACTGCACAGCCACCATTTCGATTCCACCATCTGGAACGACTTCCGGTTCCGCGACGATGACATCGTCATCGCCACCTACGCCAAGTCCGGCACCACCTGGATGCAGCAGATGGTGGCGCAGATGCTGTTCGGCGGCGACCCTGACCTGCCGGTGGCCGAGCTCTCGCCCTGGCTCGACCTGCGCGTGCCGCCCAAGGAGATCAAGCTGCCGGCGGTGGAGGCGCAGACGCACCGGCGCATCATCAAGACCCATCTGCCGGTGGACGCGCTGGTGTTCTCGCCGAAGGCGAAATACATCTACGTCGCGCGCGACGGCCGTGACGTGGTGTGGAGCATGTACAACCACCACGCCAACGCCAATGCCGCCTGGTACGCGGCGCTGAACGACACCCCCGGTCGCGTCGGCCCGCCGATCGCGCCACCGCCCGCCGACATCCGCCAGTACTGGCGCGAGTGGATGGACCAAGACGGGCACCCGTTCTGGCCGTTCTGGGACAATCTCCGCAGCTGGTGGGCGATCCGCCACCTGCCCAACGTGCTGATCGTGCATTTCAACGATCTGAAAAGCGACATGGAGGGCGAGATGCGCCGCATCGCGCGCTTCCTCGGCATCGCCATCGACGAAGCGCGCTGGCCGGACATCGTGCGCTATTGCCGCTTCGACTGGATGAAGCAGAACGCCGCCAAGAGCGTGCCGCTCGGCGGCGCCTTCTGGGACGGCGGCGCCCAGGTGTTCATCAACAAGGGCGTGAACGGCCGCTGGACCGACACGCTGACCGCCGCCGACAACGCCGAGTACGAGGCGTGTGCGGCGCGCGAGCTGGGGCCGGAGTGCGCCCGCTGGCTCGCCCACGGCAGCGCGGCGCTCGACCTGCGCCGGACCGGGACCTGA